Proteins from a genomic interval of Pseudomonas silesiensis:
- the wrbA gene encoding NAD(P)H:quinone oxidoreductase, translating into MSAPYILVLYYSRSGSTNEMARQIARGVEQAGLEARLRTVPAISTECEAVSPDIPDEGALYASLDDLKNCAGLAMGSPTRFGNMAAPLKYFLDGTSNLWLTGALVGKPAGVFTSTASLHGGQETTLLSMMLPLLHHGMLITGLPYSESALLETRGGGTPYGASHHAGADGKSGLNEHEVALCRALGLRLARTAQKLES; encoded by the coding sequence GTGAGCGCACCCTATATCCTCGTCCTGTACTACAGCCGCAGCGGATCGACCAATGAAATGGCCCGGCAGATTGCCCGGGGCGTCGAGCAGGCCGGGCTTGAAGCCCGTTTGCGCACGGTGCCGGCGATTTCTACCGAATGCGAAGCCGTGTCGCCGGACATCCCCGACGAAGGCGCGCTGTACGCCAGCCTCGACGACCTGAAAAACTGCGCGGGCCTGGCCATGGGCAGTCCGACCCGGTTCGGCAACATGGCGGCGCCGCTCAAATACTTCCTCGACGGCACCAGCAACCTGTGGCTGACCGGCGCACTGGTGGGCAAGCCGGCCGGGGTGTTCACCTCCACCGCGAGCCTGCACGGTGGCCAGGAAACCACGCTGCTGTCGATGATGCTGCCATTGCTGCACCACGGCATGCTGATCACCGGCCTGCCTTACAGCGAATCGGCCCTATTGGAAACACGCGGCGGCGGCACGCCTTATGGCGCGAGTCACCACGCCGGGGCCGATGGCAAAAGCGGCTTGAATGAACATGAAGTGGCGCTATGCCGGGCCCTGGGGCTGCGCCTGGCCCGCACTGCACAGAAACTGGAGA
- the arsC gene encoding arsenate reductase (glutaredoxin) (This arsenate reductase requires both glutathione and glutaredoxin to convert arsenate to arsenite, after which the efflux transporter formed by ArsA and ArsB can extrude the arsenite from the cell, providing resistance.): MTDLTLYHNPRCSKSRGALELLEARGLAPTVVRYLETPLDAVQIQRLLTKLGISARQLLRTGEDDYKTLNLADSQLSEAQLIAAIAAHPKLMERPILEVGDKAIIGRPPENVLELLP; the protein is encoded by the coding sequence ATGACCGATCTGACGCTTTATCACAACCCGCGCTGCTCGAAATCCCGCGGTGCGCTCGAATTGCTCGAAGCCCGTGGCCTGGCGCCTACCGTGGTCCGCTACCTGGAAACCCCGCTGGACGCCGTACAAATCCAGCGCCTGCTGACCAAGCTCGGCATCAGCGCCCGGCAACTGCTGCGCACCGGCGAGGACGACTACAAAACCCTCAACCTGGCCGACAGCCAACTCAGCGAGGCGCAATTGATCGCCGCCATCGCCGCGCACCCCAAACTCATGGAGCGCCCGATTCTCGAAGTCGGCGACAAAGCCATCATCGGCCGTCCGCCGGAGAATGTGCTGGAGCTGCTGCCGTGA
- a CDS encoding TlpA family protein disulfide reductase: MTRRLAAALAIIGALVLGGCGNDYGIDQNGQKIAAERLDKQWLVLNYWAEWCGPCRTEIPELNALAEQLQDKQIGVFGVNFDNVQGEELRSASEKLGIRFTVLAQDPADLFELPRSEALPVTYIIDDKGKVREQLMGEQTAAMVMAKLEALQATN; encoded by the coding sequence ATGACAAGACGACTGGCAGCGGCGTTGGCGATCATCGGGGCGTTAGTGCTGGGGGGCTGTGGCAACGACTATGGCATCGACCAGAACGGTCAGAAGATCGCTGCCGAGCGCCTGGACAAGCAATGGCTGGTGCTCAACTACTGGGCCGAATGGTGCGGGCCGTGCCGTACCGAAATCCCGGAGTTGAACGCGCTGGCCGAGCAGCTCCAGGACAAGCAGATCGGTGTGTTCGGGGTCAACTTCGACAATGTGCAGGGTGAAGAGCTCAGGAGCGCCAGCGAGAAACTGGGGATCAGGTTCACGGTGCTGGCTCAAGACCCGGCCGACCTGTTCGAACTGCCGCGCAGTGAGGCGTTGCCGGTGACCTACATCATCGATGACAAGGGCAAGGTGCGGGAGCAGTTGATGGGTGAGCAGACGGCGGCGATGGTGATGGCGAAGCTGGAGGCGTTGCAGGCGACTAACTGA
- a CDS encoding META domain-containing protein produces the protein MKRLVLSAMVGASLLGCAAEPVKLQQNRSYILEWIGERPLMDYSHLTITLGEDGRAYGNGGCNHWFAPYTLDGDKLSFGKVGSTRKMCAPALMEQEKRFLQALESVQRWDVSPIDQMRFWPAQGKPLRWWLEEG, from the coding sequence ATGAAACGCCTTGTTCTGAGCGCCATGGTTGGCGCCAGCCTGTTGGGCTGCGCCGCCGAACCGGTAAAGTTGCAACAGAACCGCAGCTACATACTGGAATGGATCGGCGAACGTCCGTTGATGGATTACAGCCACCTGACCATCACCCTCGGTGAAGACGGTCGGGCCTACGGCAACGGCGGCTGCAACCATTGGTTCGCGCCCTATACCCTGGACGGCGACAAGCTGAGCTTCGGCAAGGTCGGCAGCACCCGCAAAATGTGTGCGCCGGCGTTGATGGAGCAAGAGAAGCGTTTTCTCCAGGCGCTGGAAAGTGTGCAGCGCTGGGATGTTTCGCCGATCGACCAGATGCGTTTTTGGCCGGCCCAAGGCAAGCCGTTGCGCTGGTGGCTGGAAGAAGGTTGA
- a CDS encoding 2-hydroxyacid dehydrogenase — MRTILFSSQTYDRDSFLAAALPSGIELHFQSARLSLDTAALAEHHEVVCAFINDDLSAPVLERLAAGGTRLIALRSAGYNHVDLAEAKRLGLTIVRVPAYSPHAVAEHAVALILALNRRLHRAYNRTREGDFTLHGLTGFDLVGKTVGVVGTGQIGATFARIMHGFGCRLLAYDPFPNPQVEALGARYLSLPQLLAESQIISLHCPLNEQSKHLINRESLAHMQAGAMLINTGRGGLVDTPALIDALKDGQLGYLGLDVYEEEAQLFFEDRSDLPLQDDVLARLLTFPNVIITAHQAFLTREALGAIAATTLQNIADWAGGNTRNQVDAG, encoded by the coding sequence ATGCGCACCATTCTTTTCAGCAGCCAGACCTACGACCGCGACAGCTTTCTCGCCGCCGCCCTGCCCTCCGGCATCGAGCTGCACTTTCAATCGGCGCGATTGAGCCTCGATACGGCGGCGTTGGCGGAGCATCACGAGGTCGTCTGCGCGTTCATCAATGACGACCTCAGCGCCCCGGTGCTCGAACGCCTGGCCGCCGGCGGCACCCGTCTGATCGCGCTGCGTTCGGCCGGCTACAACCATGTCGACCTGGCCGAGGCCAAGCGGCTGGGACTGACGATCGTACGGGTCCCGGCCTACTCGCCCCATGCGGTGGCCGAACACGCGGTGGCGCTGATCCTGGCGCTCAACCGCCGCCTCCACCGCGCCTACAACCGCACCCGCGAAGGCGATTTCACCCTGCATGGCCTGACCGGCTTCGACCTGGTCGGCAAGACCGTCGGCGTGGTCGGCACCGGGCAGATCGGCGCGACCTTCGCCAGAATCATGCACGGCTTTGGCTGCCGGTTGCTGGCGTACGACCCCTTCCCCAACCCTCAGGTCGAGGCCCTCGGCGCCCGCTATTTGAGCCTGCCGCAGTTACTGGCCGAATCGCAGATCATCAGCCTGCATTGCCCGCTCAACGAACAGAGCAAACACTTGATCAACCGCGAGTCGCTGGCACACATGCAAGCCGGCGCGATGCTGATCAATACCGGTCGCGGCGGCCTGGTGGATACCCCCGCGCTGATCGATGCGTTGAAAGACGGCCAATTGGGTTACCTGGGGCTGGACGTCTATGAAGAGGAGGCGCAGCTGTTCTTCGAGGACCGCTCCGATCTGCCGCTGCAGGACGATGTGCTGGCGCGCCTGCTGACGTTTCCCAACGTGATCATTACCGCACACCAGGCCTTCCTGACCCGCGAAGCCCTGGGCGCGATCGCCGCGACCACCCTGCAGAACATCGCAGACTGGGCCGGCGGAAATACCCGGAATCAAGTTGATGCCGGCTGA
- a CDS encoding response regulator has translation MLKKLGIKGRVLLLTLLPTSLMALVLGGYFTWMQQSDLQAQLMQRGEMIAEQLAPLVAPAMGHQNNELLERIATQSLEQPDVRAVTFLAPDRTLLAHAGPIMLNPAPLGDGSQLLRRSGNDATRYLLPVFGKHRNLAGDLIPDEANRLLGWVELELSHNGMLLRGYRSLFASLLLIAAGLGGAALLALRMGRTINRPLSQIKQAVTQLKDGHLETRLPPLGSHELDELASGINRMAGTLQNAQEELQHSIDQATEDVRQNLETIEIQNIELDLARKEALEASRIKSEFLANMSHEIRTPLNGILGFTHLLQKSELTPRQLDYLGTIEKSADSLLGIINEILDFSKIEAGKLVLDHIPFNLRDLLQDTLTILAPAAHAKQLELVSLVYRDTPLSLVGDPLRLKQILTNLVSNAIKFTREGTIVARAMLEEEHEDSVQLRISIQDTGIGLSNQDVRALFQAFSQADNSLSRQPGGTGLGLVISKRLIEQMGGEIGVDSTPGEGSEFWISLSLPKTRDDAEDLPGPPLLGRRVAVLENHELARQALQHQLEDCGLDVTPFNTLESLTNGVTGAHQTDQAIDLAVLGITSNDMPPERLNQHIWDLEHLGCKVLVLCPTTEQTLFHLSVPNPHSQLQAKPACTRKLRRALSDLVNPRQLRSEPGEPVSSRAPKVLCVDDNPANLLLVQTLLEDMGAKVLAVESGYAAVKAVQNETFDLVLMDVQMPGMDGRQSTEAIRQWESERHCTPLPIVALTAHAMANEKRALLQSGMDDYLTKPISERQLAQVVLKWTGLALRNHGPERSSDRHGGDHELQVLDHEEGLRLAAGKADLAADMLAMLLASLEADREAIRCARETNDQNALIERVHRLHGATRYCGVPQLRAACQRSETLLKQQDPKAPGALEELDRAINRLAAHARINA, from the coding sequence GTGCTCAAGAAACTGGGAATTAAAGGCCGCGTGCTGTTGCTGACCCTGTTACCGACCAGCCTGATGGCGCTGGTACTGGGTGGCTACTTTACCTGGATGCAGCAGTCCGACCTGCAAGCCCAACTCATGCAGCGTGGCGAAATGATCGCCGAACAACTGGCGCCCCTGGTGGCGCCGGCCATGGGTCACCAGAACAACGAGCTGCTGGAGCGCATCGCCACCCAGTCACTGGAGCAGCCGGACGTTCGCGCAGTGACCTTCCTCGCGCCCGATCGCACCCTGCTGGCCCATGCCGGCCCGATCATGCTCAACCCTGCCCCCCTGGGCGACGGCTCGCAGCTGCTGCGTCGCAGCGGCAACGATGCGACTCGCTATCTACTGCCGGTATTTGGCAAGCACCGCAACCTGGCCGGTGACTTGATCCCCGATGAAGCCAATCGCCTGCTCGGCTGGGTGGAACTCGAACTGTCCCACAACGGCATGCTGCTGCGTGGCTACCGCAGCCTGTTCGCCAGCCTGTTGCTGATCGCCGCGGGCCTGGGCGGTGCGGCGCTGCTGGCGTTGCGCATGGGCCGCACCATCAACCGGCCGCTGAGCCAGATCAAGCAAGCCGTGACGCAACTCAAGGACGGGCATCTGGAAACCCGCCTGCCGCCCCTCGGCAGTCACGAGCTGGACGAGCTGGCGTCCGGCATCAACCGCATGGCCGGCACCCTGCAAAATGCCCAGGAAGAATTGCAGCACAGCATCGACCAGGCCACTGAAGACGTGCGCCAGAACCTGGAAACCATCGAAATCCAGAACATCGAACTCGACCTGGCGCGCAAGGAAGCCCTGGAAGCCAGTCGGATCAAATCCGAATTCCTGGCCAACATGAGCCATGAAATCCGCACGCCGCTCAACGGCATACTCGGCTTCACCCACCTGCTGCAAAAAAGCGAGCTGACCCCGCGCCAGCTCGACTACCTGGGCACCATCGAAAAGTCCGCCGACAGCCTGCTGGGGATCATCAATGAGATCCTCGACTTTTCCAAGATCGAGGCCGGCAAACTGGTACTCGACCATATTCCGTTCAATCTGCGCGACCTGTTGCAGGACACCCTGACCATCCTCGCCCCGGCCGCCCATGCCAAACAGCTGGAGCTGGTGAGCCTGGTGTATCGCGACACGCCACTGTCACTGGTGGGTGATCCGCTGCGCCTCAAGCAGATCCTCACCAACCTGGTCAGCAACGCGATCAAATTCACCCGCGAAGGCACCATTGTCGCCCGGGCCATGCTCGAAGAAGAGCATGAGGACAGCGTGCAGTTGCGCATCAGCATCCAGGACACTGGCATCGGCCTGTCGAACCAGGACGTGCGCGCGCTGTTCCAGGCCTTCAGCCAGGCCGACAACTCGCTGTCCCGACAGCCCGGCGGCACCGGTCTTGGGCTGGTGATCTCCAAACGCTTGATCGAACAGATGGGCGGCGAGATCGGGGTCGACAGCACCCCGGGCGAAGGTTCGGAGTTCTGGATCAGCCTGAGCCTGCCCAAGACCCGCGACGACGCCGAAGACCTGCCGGGCCCGCCGCTGCTCGGGCGCCGGGTGGCGGTGCTGGAAAACCACGAGCTGGCCCGTCAGGCGCTGCAGCATCAACTGGAGGACTGCGGCCTCGACGTCACCCCGTTCAATACCCTGGAAAGCCTGACCAATGGCGTGACCGGCGCGCATCAGACCGATCAGGCGATTGACCTGGCGGTGCTGGGCATCACCAGCAACGACATGCCGCCGGAACGCCTCAACCAGCACATCTGGGACCTCGAACACCTGGGCTGCAAAGTGCTGGTGCTGTGTCCGACCACCGAACAGACGCTGTTCCACCTCTCGGTTCCCAATCCCCACAGCCAGCTCCAGGCCAAGCCGGCCTGCACCCGCAAGCTGCGACGGGCACTGTCCGACCTGGTCAACCCGCGCCAGTTGCGTAGCGAGCCGGGCGAACCGGTGTCCAGCCGGGCGCCGAAGGTGCTGTGTGTCGACGACAATCCTGCCAACCTGCTACTGGTGCAGACGCTGCTCGAAGACATGGGCGCCAAGGTACTCGCGGTGGAAAGTGGTTATGCCGCGGTCAAGGCGGTGCAGAACGAGACCTTCGACCTGGTGCTGATGGACGTGCAAATGCCCGGCATGGACGGGCGCCAAAGCACCGAAGCGATTCGCCAGTGGGAAAGCGAACGGCATTGCACGCCGCTGCCGATCGTGGCCCTCACCGCCCACGCCATGGCCAACGAAAAACGCGCGCTGCTGCAAAGCGGCATGGACGACTACCTGACCAAACCGATCAGCGAACGGCAACTGGCGCAAGTGGTGTTGAAGTGGACCGGCCTGGCGTTGCGCAATCATGGGCCGGAGCGTTCCAGCGACCGCCATGGCGGCGACCATGAATTGCAGGTGCTCGATCACGAAGAAGGTTTACGCCTGGCCGCCGGCAAGGCTGATCTGGCGGCGGACATGCTGGCGATGCTGCTGGCGTCATTGGAAGCCGACCGCGAAGCCATCCGCTGCGCCCGGGAAACCAACGACCAGAACGCCCTGATCGAGCGCGTTCACCGTCTGCACGGCGCGACCCGCTATTGCGGCGTGCCGCAACTGCGCGCCGCCTGCCAGCGCAGCGAAACCCTGCTCAAGCAACAGGACCCGAAAGCCCCCGGCGCGCTGGAAGAGCTCGACCGGGCGATCAACCGCCTGGCTGCCCATGCCCGTATAAATGCTTGA
- a CDS encoding response regulator transcription factor, producing the protein MNPISVGHPRILSIEDDLVLGAYVHEHLGRCGFQVTWCQNGQEGLTIARQQAFDVVLMDILLPGMDGLNVLTQLRQSHSTPVVLMSALGAEADRISGFRLGADDYLPKPFSMAELRVRIEAILRRVALDRRPAPASVAPSADSLRFDDELFEVYCGAQAAGLTRSEYRLLETLNRHGDEVLSKAFLYQHVLQRGYAAHDRSLDMHISQIRRKLKVIGYTEREVRTVWGKGYVLSAVDEMV; encoded by the coding sequence ATGAATCCCATCTCTGTTGGCCATCCGCGCATCCTTTCTATCGAAGACGACCTCGTGCTCGGTGCCTATGTCCATGAGCACCTGGGACGTTGCGGGTTTCAGGTGACCTGGTGCCAGAACGGCCAGGAAGGCCTGACCATCGCCCGCCAGCAAGCATTCGATGTGGTACTGATGGACATTCTGTTGCCGGGCATGGACGGGCTGAACGTGCTGACGCAGTTGCGCCAGAGCCATTCGACCCCGGTGGTGCTGATGTCCGCGCTCGGGGCCGAGGCGGATCGCATCAGCGGCTTTCGCCTGGGCGCCGATGACTATTTGCCCAAACCCTTCAGCATGGCGGAGTTGCGGGTGCGCATCGAAGCGATCCTGCGGAGGGTGGCGCTCGACCGGCGGCCAGCGCCTGCATCGGTCGCCCCCTCGGCGGACAGCCTGCGGTTCGATGATGAGCTGTTTGAGGTCTATTGCGGCGCCCAGGCTGCCGGCCTGACCCGCAGCGAGTATCGGCTGCTGGAAACGCTGAACCGCCATGGCGATGAGGTGCTGAGCAAGGCCTTCCTTTATCAGCATGTGCTGCAACGCGGTTATGCAGCCCATGACCGCAGCCTCGACATGCACATCAGCCAGATCCGCCGCAAGCTCAAGGTCATCGGCTATACCGAGCGGGAAGTGCGCACGGTGTGGGGCAAGGGTTATGTACTGAGTGCCGTCGATGAAATGGTCTGA
- a CDS encoding sensor histidine kinase: MKWSDLPGRHSLFWKLACLLVAFCLLMIWLSWSWGRYMEQRNQFLSDDARATLTRYASEAEQAWLERQHEGVDAWLQGMQQRETGWVGVIGGDLQSLSSLPLSDKDILRLTFLRGLDWPVHKKGRPWLRVPFPGDSSAGSLVIELPQRFVPGRYRVFWRVITNGVIPGLFTLLLCVGLYRLLVVPLNNLREQANAWRADQLGVRLSRRTTNRSDELGELGRAFDHMSERLQSTVALQQQLLRDLSHELRTPLSRLRVASESEQGLEQLRERINREVDGMQRLVEDTLQLAWLDTERSPLPDEAIQIQALWEMLTENACYESGWPASQLQCAVDSSCWVRGNLNTLAQALENILRNAIRHSPKGGVVRLDGRRDGDFWHLWLEDQGGGVAEADLERIFSPFIRLDGSRPGNGGFGLGLSIARNAVQRQGGRLWAENTSKGLRLNMRLLADAGGVSDDAFASKLAPTGYMGRPQKV; encoded by the coding sequence ATGAAATGGTCTGATCTGCCGGGCCGGCATTCGCTGTTCTGGAAGCTGGCGTGTCTGTTGGTGGCCTTCTGTCTGTTGATGATCTGGTTGAGTTGGTCCTGGGGCCGCTACATGGAGCAGCGCAACCAGTTCCTGTCGGATGACGCCCGGGCCACCCTGACGCGCTATGCCAGCGAGGCCGAGCAGGCCTGGCTCGAGCGCCAGCACGAGGGTGTCGATGCCTGGTTGCAGGGCATGCAACAGCGCGAAACGGGCTGGGTGGGCGTCATTGGCGGTGATCTGCAGTCGTTGAGCAGCCTGCCGCTATCGGACAAGGACATCCTGCGCCTGACCTTTCTGCGCGGCCTGGACTGGCCCGTCCATAAAAAAGGCCGGCCGTGGCTGCGGGTGCCGTTTCCCGGCGACTCGTCCGCCGGCAGCCTGGTGATCGAGTTGCCCCAGCGTTTCGTGCCCGGGCGTTATCGGGTGTTCTGGCGGGTGATCACCAACGGCGTCATCCCCGGCCTGTTTACCTTGCTGTTGTGCGTCGGGCTGTATCGGCTGCTGGTCGTGCCGTTGAACAATCTGCGTGAGCAAGCCAATGCCTGGCGCGCCGACCAATTGGGCGTGCGCCTGTCGCGCCGTACCACCAACCGTTCCGATGAGTTGGGAGAGCTCGGCCGAGCCTTCGATCACATGTCCGAACGCCTGCAAAGCACCGTGGCCCTGCAACAACAATTGCTGCGCGACCTGTCCCACGAACTGCGCACCCCGCTGAGCCGCCTGCGGGTGGCCAGTGAGAGCGAGCAGGGGCTTGAGCAGTTGCGCGAGCGCATCAACCGGGAAGTCGATGGCATGCAGCGCCTGGTCGAAGACACCCTGCAACTGGCCTGGCTCGACACCGAGCGCTCACCGCTGCCCGACGAAGCGATCCAGATCCAGGCGCTGTGGGAAATGCTCACGGAAAACGCCTGCTATGAAAGTGGCTGGCCTGCAAGCCAGTTGCAGTGCGCGGTGGATTCATCCTGTTGGGTGCGCGGCAATCTCAATACCCTGGCCCAGGCGCTGGAAAATATTCTGCGCAATGCCATTCGTCATTCACCCAAAGGCGGCGTCGTGCGTCTGGACGGACGGCGTGATGGCGACTTCTGGCATTTGTGGCTGGAGGATCAGGGCGGTGGGGTGGCCGAGGCGGATCTGGAACGGATCTTCTCGCCGTTCATTCGACTCGATGGTTCGCGGCCGGGGAATGGTGGATTCGGCTTGGGGTTGAGCATTGCGAGGAATGCGGTGCAGCGCCAGGGTGGGAGGCTTTGGGCTGAAAATACCAGTAAGGGGTTGCGGCTGAATATGCGGTTATTGGCTGATGCCGGTGGTGTCAGTGATGACGCCTTCGCGAGCAAGCTCGCTCCCACAGGATATATGGGTAGGCCACAAAAGGTGTGA
- a CDS encoding PDDEXK nuclease domain-containing protein has protein sequence MNSTDVPSGTVDDRFSEVLALIHSARQQAIQAVNTRLIELYWQVGAYVSRKLERAEWGDAVVSQLAEHLALTQPGLRGFTRSNLFRMRQFYETYHAEEKVAPLVRQLPWSHNVIIFSQSKRPQEREFYVRMAVQEKWSKRELERQFKAALFERSVTQPAKASAVLRQTHPEALEVFRDAYMIEFLGLPGGHAETDLHLGLLARLQEFLVELGRDFCFVGSQYPLQVGGRDFALDLLFFHRGLNCLVAIELKVGRFEPEYLGKLNFYLEALDQHARKPHENPAIGVLLCASKDDEVVEYALNRSLSPALIAEYQVQLPDKQLLQAKLHEFYALNIAQGEGTE, from the coding sequence ATGAATTCGACCGATGTTCCCTCCGGCACAGTCGACGACCGCTTCAGTGAAGTGCTTGCGCTGATTCACAGTGCCAGACAGCAAGCGATTCAGGCGGTCAACACCCGGTTGATCGAACTGTATTGGCAGGTCGGTGCTTACGTCAGTCGCAAGCTGGAACGGGCTGAGTGGGGTGATGCGGTGGTCAGCCAGTTGGCGGAGCATCTGGCTCTGACGCAACCAGGGTTGCGTGGTTTTACCCGGTCGAATTTGTTCCGGATGCGCCAGTTCTATGAGACTTACCACGCTGAAGAGAAAGTCGCACCACTGGTGCGACAATTACCCTGGTCACACAACGTGATCATTTTCAGCCAAAGCAAACGCCCGCAAGAGCGGGAATTCTATGTACGTATGGCGGTTCAGGAGAAGTGGTCGAAGCGCGAACTGGAGCGCCAGTTCAAGGCTGCGCTGTTTGAGCGCAGCGTTACCCAACCGGCAAAAGCCTCTGCAGTGCTGAGACAAACTCATCCTGAGGCGCTGGAAGTATTCCGCGATGCCTACATGATCGAGTTTCTTGGACTGCCCGGCGGCCACGCCGAAACTGATCTTCATCTGGGATTGCTGGCGCGCCTCCAAGAGTTCCTCGTCGAACTGGGCCGAGACTTCTGCTTTGTCGGCTCCCAATACCCGCTTCAAGTCGGTGGGCGTGATTTCGCCCTCGATCTGTTGTTCTTCCACCGTGGGCTCAACTGTCTGGTGGCGATTGAACTGAAGGTCGGTCGTTTTGAACCGGAGTATTTGGGCAAGCTGAACTTCTATCTGGAGGCTCTGGATCAACATGCGCGCAAACCTCACGAAAACCCTGCAATCGGTGTGTTGCTCTGTGCCAGCAAGGATGATGAGGTGGTCGAATACGCCCTTAACCGTAGCCTGTCGCCGGCATTGATCGCTGAATACCAGGTCCAGTTACCGGACAAACAGTTGTTGCAGGCCAAGTTGCATGAGTTTTATGCCCTGAATATTGCACAGGGGGAGGGGACTGAATAA
- the cysM gene encoding cysteine synthase CysM, whose product MTLQYPTIADCVGNTPLVRLQRLPGATSNTLLLKLEGNNPAGSVKDRPALSMITRAELRGQIHVGDTLIEATSGNTGIALAMAAAIKGYKMILIMPDNSSAERKAAMTAYGAELILVTQEEGMEGARDLAQRMEAEGCGKVLDQFANGDNPEAHYTTTGPEIWRQTEGTITHFVSSMGTTGTIMGVSRYLKEQNDNVQIIGLQPMEGSAIPGIRRWPQEYLPKIYQADRVDRIVDMAQSEAEDVTRRLAREEGIFCGVSSGGAVAAMLRLSKEVENAVIVAIICDRGDRYLSTGIFDAPN is encoded by the coding sequence ATGACCTTGCAGTACCCAACCATCGCCGATTGCGTCGGCAACACTCCGCTGGTCCGTTTGCAGCGCCTGCCCGGCGCCACCAGCAACACCCTTTTGCTCAAGCTCGAAGGGAATAACCCGGCGGGTTCGGTCAAGGACCGTCCGGCGCTGTCGATGATCACCCGTGCCGAGTTGCGCGGGCAGATCCACGTCGGCGACACGCTGATCGAGGCGACCTCGGGCAACACCGGGATCGCCCTGGCGATGGCCGCCGCGATCAAGGGTTACAAGATGATCCTGATCATGCCGGACAACTCCAGCGCCGAGCGCAAGGCTGCCATGACCGCCTATGGTGCCGAGCTGATCCTGGTCACCCAGGAAGAAGGCATGGAAGGTGCGCGCGACCTCGCCCAGCGCATGGAGGCCGAAGGCTGCGGCAAGGTGCTGGATCAGTTCGCCAACGGCGATAACCCCGAGGCGCACTACACCACCACGGGCCCGGAAATCTGGCGTCAGACCGAAGGCACCATCACCCATTTCGTCAGTTCGATGGGCACCACCGGCACCATCATGGGCGTTTCGCGCTACTTGAAAGAGCAGAACGACAACGTGCAGATCATCGGTCTGCAACCGATGGAAGGTTCGGCGATTCCGGGTATCCGCCGCTGGCCGCAGGAATACCTGCCGAAAATTTACCAAGCCGATCGCGTGGACCGGATCGTCGACATGGCGCAAAGCGAAGCCGAAGACGTGACCCGTCGTCTGGCCCGCGAAGAAGGCATCTTCTGTGGCGTGTCCTCGGGCGGTGCGGTGGCGGCGATGCTGCGCCTGTCCAAAGAGGTTGAAAACGCGGTGATCGTCGCGATCATCTGCGACCGTGGCGACCGATACCTGTCGACCGGCATTTTCGACGCGCCCAACTGA